One Syntrophorhabdaceae bacterium genomic window carries:
- a CDS encoding tetratricopeptide repeat protein, translating into MFTKSFCCVSVIAVLVLFSPACSDQKHNGTSARDYSDRAYSFVHAGNIEEAINLYTLAIEKDPEFIDAYYNRGVMHYFRREYDQAIEDLNKVIEKRPD; encoded by the coding sequence ATGTTCACAAAAAGTTTTTGTTGTGTATCGGTTATCGCGGTTCTTGTTCTTTTTAGCCCGGCCTGTTCAGACCAAAAACATAACGGAACGAGCGCCAGGGATTATTCTGACAGGGCGTACAGCTTTGTCCATGCCGGCAACATTGAGGAGGCAATAAACCTGTACACCCTGGCCATCGAGAAGGACCCCGAATTTATAGATGCATACTACAACCGGGGGGTTATGCATTATTTTCGCAGGGAATACGACCAGGCCATTGAGGACTTGAACAAAGTTATTGAAAAAAGGCCAGAT